In one window of Ketogulonicigenium robustum DNA:
- a CDS encoding DUF2478 domain-containing protein, whose amino-acid sequence MRLGYIPLEDEAGLRSAIAQLGSDIAIVGALSAPDTPAAGQRPRIVITLLPTGDTRVISADLGPGSTGCRLDVAALDSAIMEVESAMSALPDGTGLLVVNKFGKQEAAGLGFVPTIANALARDIPVLVAVAPDWQAAFDAFADGSAARLQADTVSLRAWMG is encoded by the coding sequence ATGCGTCTTGGTTACATCCCCCTCGAGGACGAGGCTGGTTTGCGCAGTGCCATCGCGCAATTGGGGTCCGATATCGCGATCGTCGGCGCGCTGAGCGCACCGGACACCCCAGCCGCAGGGCAGCGCCCGCGCATCGTCATCACGCTGCTGCCCACCGGCGATACGCGGGTGATCAGCGCCGACCTCGGGCCGGGTTCCACAGGGTGTCGGCTGGATGTCGCCGCGCTCGATTCCGCCATCATGGAAGTCGAGTCCGCAATGTCCGCCCTGCCCGATGGCACCGGCCTGCTGGTCGTCAACAAATTCGGCAAACAAGAGGCCGCTGGCCTTGGCTTTGTGCCGACCATCGCCAACGCGCTAGCGCGCGATATTCCTGTGCTGGTGGCCGTCGCGCCCGATTGGCAAGCGGCATTCGACGCTTTCGCCGATGGCAGCGCCGCCCGCCTGCAGGCCGATACGGTCAGCCTGCGCGCGTGGATGGGGTAA
- a CDS encoding SAM-dependent methyltransferase: MSYDPLQDDLRPHEEITTPPATFDAQLWFIGRIHSPFATRADCPKRGDPDNGPLFRIEVFAPWAPALAGVAGKDWLQILYWMHLSRRDAVRQNPSFGDQSIGTFAIRSPLRPNPIASSRVRLIGVEGPILTVRGLDCVDGTPLVDIKPKFGVLP; this comes from the coding sequence ATGTCGTACGACCCCCTTCAGGACGATCTGCGCCCGCACGAAGAAATCACCACGCCCCCTGCCACGTTTGACGCGCAGCTGTGGTTTATCGGGCGTATCCACTCGCCCTTTGCGACCCGGGCCGACTGCCCCAAACGCGGCGACCCCGACAATGGGCCGCTGTTTCGCATCGAAGTTTTCGCCCCTTGGGCGCCTGCCCTTGCGGGCGTTGCCGGAAAAGACTGGCTGCAAATCCTGTATTGGATGCACCTGTCGCGCCGCGATGCCGTGCGCCAGAACCCCAGTTTTGGCGACCAATCCATCGGCACTTTTGCTATCCGCTCGCCGCTGCGGCCAAACCCGATTGCATCGTCGCGCGTGCGGCTGATCGGGGTCGAGGGGCCGATTTTAACGGTGCGGGGCCTAGATTGCGTCGACGGCACCCCCCTTGTCGACATCAAACCCAAATTCGGAGTCCTGCCATGA